The Plectropomus leopardus isolate mb chromosome 2, YSFRI_Pleo_2.0, whole genome shotgun sequence genome has a window encoding:
- the cnpy2 gene encoding protein canopy homolog 2 isoform X2 produces the protein MREAAALLTPCVVLCLLLSFSQAARQGQDMRCGACRALVDEMEWAISQIDPKKMIQTGSFRINPDGSQSIREVPLARSEGNLLELMETVCERMADYGEHTDSSTNRKSYIRVKSRTGEAMDLSEATLDSRVTSSLKFACETIVEQHEDEVIEFFAHETENVKDKLCSKRTDLCDHALKIPHDEL, from the exons ATGAGGGAAGCGGCCGCCCTGCTCACACCCTGTGTGgttctctgtctcctcctgagCTTCAGCCAGGCAGCCAGACAAGGACAGGACATGAGATGTGGAG CCTGCAGGGCTCTGGTAGATGAGATGGAGTGGGCCATCTCCCAAATAGATCCAAAGAAAATGATCCAGACCGGATCCTTCAGGATCAACCCGGACGGCAGCCAGTCCATCAGAGAG GTCCCTCTGGCTCGCTCCGAGGGAAACCTCCTTGAGCTTATGGAGACCGTGTGTGAGAGGATGGCTGACTACGGCGAGCACACAGATTCTTCCACAAACAGGAAGTCCTACATTAGGGTAAAGTCTCGAACTGGCGAGGCCATGGACCTCTCAGAGGCCACGCTGGATTCAAGAGTTACAAGCAGTTTAAAATTTGCA TGTGAAACAATTGTTGAGCAGCATGAAGATGAAGTCATTGAATTTTTCGCTCATGAGACAGAAAATGTCAAGGACAAACTCTGCAGCAAGAGGACAG ACCTCTGTGACCACGCTCTGAAAATACCCCATGACGAACTTTGA
- the cnpy2 gene encoding protein canopy homolog 2 isoform X1, giving the protein MFLLPDDVSACAVVKSVFRRKMREAAALLTPCVVLCLLLSFSQAARQGQDMRCGACRALVDEMEWAISQIDPKKMIQTGSFRINPDGSQSIREVPLARSEGNLLELMETVCERMADYGEHTDSSTNRKSYIRVKSRTGEAMDLSEATLDSRVTSSLKFACETIVEQHEDEVIEFFAHETENVKDKLCSKRTDLCDHALKIPHDEL; this is encoded by the exons ATGTTTCTTTTGCCGGATGATGTGTCAGCCTGTGCTGTGGTGAAATCTGTGTTTAGACGCAAGATGAGGGAAGCGGCCGCCCTGCTCACACCCTGTGTGgttctctgtctcctcctgagCTTCAGCCAGGCAGCCAGACAAGGACAGGACATGAGATGTGGAG CCTGCAGGGCTCTGGTAGATGAGATGGAGTGGGCCATCTCCCAAATAGATCCAAAGAAAATGATCCAGACCGGATCCTTCAGGATCAACCCGGACGGCAGCCAGTCCATCAGAGAG GTCCCTCTGGCTCGCTCCGAGGGAAACCTCCTTGAGCTTATGGAGACCGTGTGTGAGAGGATGGCTGACTACGGCGAGCACACAGATTCTTCCACAAACAGGAAGTCCTACATTAGGGTAAAGTCTCGAACTGGCGAGGCCATGGACCTCTCAGAGGCCACGCTGGATTCAAGAGTTACAAGCAGTTTAAAATTTGCA TGTGAAACAATTGTTGAGCAGCATGAAGATGAAGTCATTGAATTTTTCGCTCATGAGACAGAAAATGTCAAGGACAAACTCTGCAGCAAGAGGACAG ACCTCTGTGACCACGCTCTGAAAATACCCCATGACGAACTTTGA
- the LOC121953415 gene encoding natural resistance-associated macrophage protein 2-like isoform X2, protein MEGGKNEKDKLKDSPQGNGVQTNQYSSISPPASPEAQDEPFSTYFEEKVAIPENVSPVFSFRKLWAFTGPGFLMSIAYLDPGNIESDLQSGAKAGFKLLWVLLGATIIGLLLQRLAARLGVVTGMHLAEVCNRQYPTVPRIVLWLMVELAIIGSDMQEVIGCAIALNLLSVGRIPLWAGVLITITDTFVFLFLDKYGLRKLEAFFGFLITVMALSFGYEYVLVKPDQAEVLKGMFIPYCADCGPVQLEQAVGIVGAVIMPHNIYLHSALVKSRDIDRKNKKEVKEANKYFFIESTVALFVSFLINVFVVAVFAEAFYNKTNMEVNAVCNKTGSPHTDLFPLNNGTLEVDIYKGGVVLGCFFGPAALYIWAIGILAAGQSSTMTGTYSGQFVMEGFLNLRWSRFARVLLTRSIAITPTLLVAIFQDVQHLTGMNDFLNVLQSMQLPFALIPILTFTSLTSIMNDFANGMVWKISGGIVILVVCAINMYFVVVYVTALNSVLFYVFAALLSIAYLCFVGYLAWHCLVALGVSCLDFGSRMQLSRHTDIYLLSDMDTDTLVER, encoded by the exons atggagggaggaaagaatgagaaagacaaaCTCA AGGACTCCCCTCAGGGAAATGGAGTTCAGACGAACCAGTACAgctccatctctcctcctgcGTCTCCAGAGGCCCAGGATGAACCCTTTTCCACATACTTTGAAGAGAAGGTGGCCATTCCTGAGAATGTCAGCCCG GTTTTCAGTTTCCGTAAACTCTGGGCCTTCACAGGACCAGGGTTTCTGATGAGCATTGCGTATTTGGATCCAGGAAACATCGAGTCAGACCTGCAGTCTGGAGCTAAAGCTGGCTTTAAG CTCCTATGGGTGCTTCTTGGAGCCACTATCATCGGGCTGCTGTTGCAGAGGTTAGCTGCGCGCCTCGGGGTCGTCACTGGGATGCACCTGGCCGAAGTCTGCAACCGCCAATATCCCACA GTTCCTCGGATCGTGCTTTGGCTGATGGTGGAGCTGGCCATTATTGGCTCGGACATGCAGGAGGTCATTGGCTGTGCCATAGCTCTCAACCTCCTTTCTGTGGGCAG GATTCCACTTTGGGCAGGAGTCCTCATCACCATCACAGACACAtttgtcttcctctttctcGACAAATACG GCCTGAGGAAACTCGAAGCTTTCTTTGGCTTTCTCATCACCGTAATGGCGCTGAGCTTTGGTTATGAG TACGTGCTGGTAAAACCAGACCAGGCGGAGGTGCTGAAGGGGATGTTCATACCTTACTGCGCCGACTGTGGGCCTGTGCAGCTGGAGCAGGCCGTGGGAATCGTAGGCGCCGTCATCATGCCCCACAACATCTACCTGCACTCAGCGTTAGTCAAG TCTCGGGACATCGATCGCAAAAATAAGAAGGAAGTAAAGGAAGCCAACAAGTACTTCTTCATCGAGTCAACTGTCGCTCTCTTCGTCTCCTTCCTCATCAACGTGTTTGTCGTAGCCGTCTTTGCTGAGGCCTTTTACAATAAAACCAATATGGAAGTG AATGCAGTGTGCAATAAAACCGGCAGCCCTCACACAGATCTCTTCCCTCTCAACAACGGCACACTGGAGGTGGACATCTATAAAGGG GGAGTGGTCCTGGGCTGTTTCTTTGGCCCTGCAGCCCTCTACATCTGGGCGATAGGGATCCTGGCAGCTGGACAGAGTTCCACCATGACAGGCACTTACTCTGGACAGTTTGTTATGGAG GGTTTCCTGAACCTGCGGTGGTCCCGTTTTGCTCGGGTGCTGCTGACCCGCTCCATCGCCATCACGCCTACGCTGCTGGTAGCCATTTTTCAGGACGTTCAGCATCTGACAGGGATGAACGATTTCCTCAACGTGCTTCAAAGCATGCAG CTTCCATTTGCTTTGATCCCAATTTTGACCTTCACCAGCCTGACGTCCATAATGAACGACTTTGCAAACGGAAT GGTGTGGAAGATTTCCGGAGGCATCGTCATCCTCGTAGTTTGTGCCATCAACATGTACTTTGTGGTGGTTTACGTGACTGCGCTGAACAGCGTGCTGTTCTACGTCTTCGCTGCCCTGCTCTCCATAGCCTACCTGTGCTTTGTAGGCTACCTG GCATGGCATTGTTTGGTTGCCTTGGGGGTTTCCTGCCTGGACTTTGGCAGCAGG atgCAGCTGTCGCGGCACACAGACATTTACCTGCTGAGTGACATGGACACTGACACGCTGGTTGAGCGATAG
- the LOC121953415 gene encoding natural resistance-associated macrophage protein 2-like isoform X1 has product MKAVQDGDFLEEDSPQGNGVQTNQYSSISPPASPEAQDEPFSTYFEEKVAIPENVSPVFSFRKLWAFTGPGFLMSIAYLDPGNIESDLQSGAKAGFKLLWVLLGATIIGLLLQRLAARLGVVTGMHLAEVCNRQYPTVPRIVLWLMVELAIIGSDMQEVIGCAIALNLLSVGRIPLWAGVLITITDTFVFLFLDKYGLRKLEAFFGFLITVMALSFGYEYVLVKPDQAEVLKGMFIPYCADCGPVQLEQAVGIVGAVIMPHNIYLHSALVKSRDIDRKNKKEVKEANKYFFIESTVALFVSFLINVFVVAVFAEAFYNKTNMEVNAVCNKTGSPHTDLFPLNNGTLEVDIYKGGVVLGCFFGPAALYIWAIGILAAGQSSTMTGTYSGQFVMEGFLNLRWSRFARVLLTRSIAITPTLLVAIFQDVQHLTGMNDFLNVLQSMQLPFALIPILTFTSLTSIMNDFANGMVWKISGGIVILVVCAINMYFVVVYVTALNSVLFYVFAALLSIAYLCFVGYLAWHCLVALGVSCLDFGSRMQLSRHTDIYLLSDMDTDTLVER; this is encoded by the exons ATGAAGGCTGTACAAGACGGAGACTTCCTGGAAG AGGACTCCCCTCAGGGAAATGGAGTTCAGACGAACCAGTACAgctccatctctcctcctgcGTCTCCAGAGGCCCAGGATGAACCCTTTTCCACATACTTTGAAGAGAAGGTGGCCATTCCTGAGAATGTCAGCCCG GTTTTCAGTTTCCGTAAACTCTGGGCCTTCACAGGACCAGGGTTTCTGATGAGCATTGCGTATTTGGATCCAGGAAACATCGAGTCAGACCTGCAGTCTGGAGCTAAAGCTGGCTTTAAG CTCCTATGGGTGCTTCTTGGAGCCACTATCATCGGGCTGCTGTTGCAGAGGTTAGCTGCGCGCCTCGGGGTCGTCACTGGGATGCACCTGGCCGAAGTCTGCAACCGCCAATATCCCACA GTTCCTCGGATCGTGCTTTGGCTGATGGTGGAGCTGGCCATTATTGGCTCGGACATGCAGGAGGTCATTGGCTGTGCCATAGCTCTCAACCTCCTTTCTGTGGGCAG GATTCCACTTTGGGCAGGAGTCCTCATCACCATCACAGACACAtttgtcttcctctttctcGACAAATACG GCCTGAGGAAACTCGAAGCTTTCTTTGGCTTTCTCATCACCGTAATGGCGCTGAGCTTTGGTTATGAG TACGTGCTGGTAAAACCAGACCAGGCGGAGGTGCTGAAGGGGATGTTCATACCTTACTGCGCCGACTGTGGGCCTGTGCAGCTGGAGCAGGCCGTGGGAATCGTAGGCGCCGTCATCATGCCCCACAACATCTACCTGCACTCAGCGTTAGTCAAG TCTCGGGACATCGATCGCAAAAATAAGAAGGAAGTAAAGGAAGCCAACAAGTACTTCTTCATCGAGTCAACTGTCGCTCTCTTCGTCTCCTTCCTCATCAACGTGTTTGTCGTAGCCGTCTTTGCTGAGGCCTTTTACAATAAAACCAATATGGAAGTG AATGCAGTGTGCAATAAAACCGGCAGCCCTCACACAGATCTCTTCCCTCTCAACAACGGCACACTGGAGGTGGACATCTATAAAGGG GGAGTGGTCCTGGGCTGTTTCTTTGGCCCTGCAGCCCTCTACATCTGGGCGATAGGGATCCTGGCAGCTGGACAGAGTTCCACCATGACAGGCACTTACTCTGGACAGTTTGTTATGGAG GGTTTCCTGAACCTGCGGTGGTCCCGTTTTGCTCGGGTGCTGCTGACCCGCTCCATCGCCATCACGCCTACGCTGCTGGTAGCCATTTTTCAGGACGTTCAGCATCTGACAGGGATGAACGATTTCCTCAACGTGCTTCAAAGCATGCAG CTTCCATTTGCTTTGATCCCAATTTTGACCTTCACCAGCCTGACGTCCATAATGAACGACTTTGCAAACGGAAT GGTGTGGAAGATTTCCGGAGGCATCGTCATCCTCGTAGTTTGTGCCATCAACATGTACTTTGTGGTGGTTTACGTGACTGCGCTGAACAGCGTGCTGTTCTACGTCTTCGCTGCCCTGCTCTCCATAGCCTACCTGTGCTTTGTAGGCTACCTG GCATGGCATTGTTTGGTTGCCTTGGGGGTTTCCTGCCTGGACTTTGGCAGCAGG atgCAGCTGTCGCGGCACACAGACATTTACCTGCTGAGTGACATGGACACTGACACGCTGGTTGAGCGATAG